A window of Thermosynechococcus sp. NK55a contains these coding sequences:
- a CDS encoding ATP-binding protein: MSTRGLRPWTDLVKLHPDVEGGALTEAVFAIDLGAIASGDPNVPVVNRDPEAFFRATYLTADLQKLLEEVLASLAGKSGYNRVLKLRTPFGGGKSHTLAALLHAARKREALDSIPEGKGFTRPKDVAVAVFDGEKFDARNGKELEGGRTIRTMWGWLAWQIDPETAFPIVAQHDEDRVAPGGDVIRELLTKGAGGRPVLILLDEVLKYMERAAAVAVLDSTLQRQAKDFFQNLTVEVSGSTNAVLVYSLTWSAREAFGNVTLLAEIDKLAARVDQVREPVSGDEILPILQRRLLGAPPDHTVATEVATAYQEVVTGMQRAHAETPAERQQAEEEGRLLRDRMRAAYPFHPALIDVMRERWTAVDAFQRTRGALRFLASCMHSLKRNGDAGPLLGPGDVPLWDEEVRVKLLKELGLQNDYDPVITADIEGPNARAKRIDKRLARETPQLASVKPATRLATAILLYSFGGLRREGSGNAETLPPGVTESELLAACVGPALDNITATAVLSELRNTCLYLHYDGVRYCFKKDPNVTKLIEDAEQEVARQEAEAQGRGPVRDKIKEMLDARLAGHAGAIVWPEKSQDIPDGEPRFLVAYLPLEFARENKAEQERQARELLSKYGDRPRRYRNGLALAIPDKKQIEALRRAVRYLLAIERVDAKKQQLRLTKDQLDQLKERKRTEEATAESCFRDLYTAGWLPRVENGEIGIERVERGGGPFNPPGFTSESWSYSRA, translated from the coding sequence ATGAGCACCCGAGGCCTCCGCCCGTGGACCGACCTCGTGAAGTTGCACCCTGATGTCGAAGGGGGCGCGCTCACGGAGGCGGTCTTCGCCATTGACCTGGGAGCCATCGCCTCGGGCGACCCCAACGTGCCCGTCGTGAACCGGGACCCAGAGGCCTTCTTCCGGGCAACGTACCTCACCGCGGATCTCCAAAAGCTCCTCGAGGAGGTGCTGGCGTCGCTCGCCGGAAAGTCGGGCTACAACCGAGTCCTCAAGCTCCGCACGCCGTTCGGAGGCGGCAAGTCGCACACGCTGGCGGCACTCCTCCACGCCGCACGGAAGCGCGAGGCCCTGGACAGCATCCCCGAGGGGAAGGGATTCACGCGGCCGAAGGACGTGGCGGTGGCGGTGTTCGACGGGGAGAAGTTTGACGCCCGCAATGGCAAGGAACTCGAAGGCGGGCGCACGATCCGGACGATGTGGGGCTGGCTCGCCTGGCAGATCGACCCCGAGACGGCCTTCCCCATCGTCGCCCAGCACGATGAGGATCGCGTCGCTCCCGGCGGCGATGTGATCCGGGAGCTTCTGACGAAGGGAGCGGGGGGACGTCCGGTCCTCATTCTGCTCGACGAGGTCCTGAAGTACATGGAGCGCGCGGCGGCGGTGGCCGTGCTCGACTCGACCCTCCAACGACAAGCCAAGGACTTCTTCCAGAACCTGACCGTCGAGGTGTCCGGGAGCACGAACGCAGTGCTTGTGTACTCACTCACGTGGAGCGCGCGGGAGGCGTTCGGCAACGTCACGCTGCTCGCCGAGATCGATAAGCTCGCCGCGCGGGTGGATCAGGTTCGCGAGCCGGTCAGCGGAGACGAGATCCTCCCCATTCTGCAGCGTCGCCTTCTCGGCGCTCCGCCGGACCACACCGTTGCCACGGAGGTCGCGACAGCCTATCAGGAAGTCGTGACCGGCATGCAGAGGGCCCACGCGGAGACGCCCGCCGAGCGCCAGCAGGCCGAAGAAGAAGGCCGCTTGCTGCGCGACCGGATGCGGGCCGCGTACCCATTCCACCCCGCTCTCATCGACGTGATGCGGGAGCGCTGGACAGCGGTTGACGCCTTCCAGCGAACCCGCGGGGCGCTCCGCTTCCTCGCCTCCTGCATGCACTCGCTCAAGAGGAACGGCGACGCGGGGCCGCTCCTGGGTCCCGGGGACGTGCCGCTCTGGGATGAGGAGGTGCGGGTCAAGCTGCTGAAGGAACTCGGGCTCCAGAACGACTACGACCCAGTGATCACGGCGGACATCGAGGGGCCGAACGCCCGGGCCAAGCGCATCGACAAGCGGCTGGCCCGCGAGACGCCTCAACTCGCGAGCGTCAAGCCAGCGACCCGCCTGGCCACCGCCATTCTGCTGTACTCGTTCGGTGGCCTCCGGCGTGAAGGTTCAGGCAACGCTGAAACGCTTCCCCCGGGCGTGACCGAGAGTGAGCTTCTCGCCGCGTGCGTCGGACCGGCTCTCGACAACATCACGGCGACCGCGGTGCTGTCGGAGCTGCGCAACACCTGCCTCTACCTGCACTACGACGGTGTCCGCTACTGCTTCAAGAAGGACCCCAACGTCACCAAGCTCATTGAGGACGCGGAACAGGAAGTTGCGCGGCAAGAGGCGGAAGCCCAAGGACGCGGTCCGGTTCGGGACAAGATCAAGGAGATGCTCGACGCGCGCCTTGCGGGGCACGCCGGCGCCATTGTGTGGCCGGAGAAGAGCCAAGACATCCCGGACGGCGAGCCGCGCTTTCTCGTGGCCTACCTGCCGCTGGAATTTGCTAGAGAGAACAAGGCGGAACAGGAGCGCCAGGCAAGGGAGTTGCTGTCGAAATACGGGGACCGCCCAAGACGCTATCGCAATGGCCTCGCCTTGGCGATCCCCGACAAGAAGCAGATCGAGGCGCTCCGCCGCGCGGTGCGTTACCTCCTGGCCATCGAGCGGGTGGACGCGAAGAAGCAGCAGCTGCGGCTGACGAAGGACCAGCTCGACCAGCTCAAGGAGAGGAAGCGCACCGAAGAAGCGACGGCGGAATCCTGCTTCCGCGACCTTTACACGGCAGGGTGGCTGCCGCGGGTCGAAAACGGCGAGATCGGCATCGAGCGCGTGGAACGGGGGGGTGGCCCCTTCAACCCACCGGGATTCACCAGCGAATCATGGAGCTACTCACGAGCGTAG
- a CDS encoding LON peptidase substrate-binding domain-containing protein translates to MAFSSIAVRELPIFPLPDVVLFPGRPLPLHIFEFRYRIMMNTILESDRRFGIVMWDPQTGRPATVGCCAEVRRYERLPDDRMLIDSLGQQRFRILDYVREKPYRVGLVEWIEDEPTSIDLRPLAQEVRQLLEDVVRLSAKLTEQPMELPPDVPTTALELSYWIASNFRGVAQEQQRLLELQSTYDRLLREAEILTTTRNHLAARTVLKETFK, encoded by the coding sequence ATGGCTTTTTCCTCCATTGCCGTTCGCGAACTCCCCATTTTTCCTTTGCCGGATGTTGTGCTCTTTCCGGGACGACCACTGCCGCTCCATATTTTTGAATTCCGCTACCGCATCATGATGAATACGATTCTGGAGAGCGATCGCCGATTTGGCATCGTGATGTGGGACCCGCAAACGGGACGGCCAGCCACGGTGGGCTGTTGTGCGGAAGTGCGTCGCTACGAACGGCTTCCCGATGACCGCATGCTCATTGATTCTCTGGGTCAGCAGCGGTTTCGCATCCTTGACTATGTGCGCGAAAAACCCTACCGCGTTGGACTGGTGGAGTGGATTGAGGATGAACCCACCAGCATTGATCTGCGCCCCTTAGCCCAGGAAGTACGTCAACTCCTCGAGGATGTGGTGCGCCTCTCGGCAAAACTGACGGAACAACCCATGGAACTGCCCCCCGATGTGCCCACCACTGCCCTGGAGCTGTCCTATTGGATTGCCAGTAATTTTCGCGGTGTCGCTCAGGAGCAGCAACGCCTTTTGGAGCTACAGTCCACCTACGATCGCCTGCTGCGGGAAGCGGAAATTTTAACCACCACCCGCAATCACTTGGCGGCCCGTACCGTCCTCAAGGAAACCTTCAAATAG
- the rpmB gene encoding 50S ribosomal protein L28, whose protein sequence is MSRVCQLTGKKANNAYAISHSHRRTKKLQEVNLQWKRVWWPEGKRWVRLRLSTKAIKTLERKGLSAFAKEAGLNLNKL, encoded by the coding sequence ATGAGCCGCGTTTGTCAACTAACTGGAAAAAAGGCCAATAACGCCTACGCTATTTCCCACTCCCATCGGCGGACCAAAAAACTACAGGAAGTGAATTTGCAATGGAAACGGGTGTGGTGGCCAGAGGGCAAGCGTTGGGTGCGACTGCGCCTCTCTACCAAAGCCATTAAAACCCTCGAGCGCAAAGGCCTGAGTGCATTTGCCAAAGAAGCGGGGTTGAATCTTAACAAACTCTAA
- the psb27 gene encoding photosystem II protein Psb27, translating to MKRFWAMVCALFLSVSLLLTSCANVPTGLTGNFREDTLALISSLREAIALPENAPNKKAAQAEARKKLNDFFALYRRDDSLRSLSSFMTMQTALNSLAGHYSSYPNRPLPEKLKARLEQEFKQVELALDREAKS from the coding sequence ATGAAACGTTTTTGGGCGATGGTTTGCGCGCTTTTCCTAAGTGTGTCACTACTGCTGACCAGTTGTGCCAATGTGCCCACGGGGCTAACGGGCAATTTCCGTGAAGATACCCTTGCCCTGATCAGTAGCCTGCGGGAAGCGATCGCTCTACCAGAGAATGCCCCCAACAAAAAGGCAGCTCAAGCAGAGGCCCGCAAAAAGTTGAATGATTTCTTTGCCCTCTATCGTCGCGATGACTCGTTGCGATCGCTCTCCTCTTTTATGACGATGCAAACCGCCCTCAACTCCCTCGCGGGTCACTACAGTTCCTATCCCAATCGTCCTCTCCCTGAGAAGCTGAAAGCCCGCCTCGAACAGGAGTTTAAGCAAGTCGAACTCGCCCTTGATCGCGAAGCCAAGTCCTAG
- a CDS encoding NADAR family protein: protein MTIYFYRVKDAYGSFSNFSPHGFTLEGYYWPTAEHYYQAHKFFGTPYEAFGHAIRIAPTPEAAAQLGRSGRYPVHPQWDQLKQAVMWRALVAKFTTHAELRELLLATVDEELVEDSPVDRYWGCGSDRQGSNYLGRLLMHLRHCLRQGADLHVFTPLQDCPFCQMP from the coding sequence ATGACAATCTACTTTTATCGCGTCAAGGATGCCTACGGCAGTTTTTCCAATTTCTCTCCCCACGGGTTTACCCTAGAGGGCTATTACTGGCCAACAGCAGAGCACTACTACCAAGCCCACAAATTCTTTGGCACTCCCTATGAGGCCTTTGGTCATGCTATTCGCATCGCGCCAACTCCTGAGGCGGCTGCCCAACTGGGTCGCAGTGGTCGCTATCCTGTTCATCCCCAGTGGGATCAGCTCAAACAGGCAGTGATGTGGCGTGCCCTTGTGGCTAAATTTACCACCCATGCCGAGTTGCGGGAACTGCTCTTGGCAACCGTGGATGAAGAATTAGTGGAGGACTCCCCTGTAGATAGGTATTGGGGCTGTGGGAGCGATCGCCAAGGCTCAAACTACCTAGGACGGCTGCTGATGCATTTGCGGCACTGTCTGCGCCAAGGGGCAGATCTCCACGTCTTTACTCCCCTGCAGGATTGCCCTTTCTGTCAGATGCCATGA
- the mutL gene encoding DNA mismatch repair endonuclease MutL, protein MAAMNNGLTVVPLPLEMQRAIAAAETLDSFATIAQELVENALDAGASRIHLHWHPAAWHLEVTDNGEGIRWADLTQVALPYTSSKLPASGKLADITTLGFRGQSLHSLAQMAQLTICSRHREADSGWRVSYDAHGQVRSQRPLGMAVGTRVIAEHIFQNWPQRQQGANPNQVRQRLQQIALCFPQVAWYLLKDGKQWCHWPAVASLGDRLLQLIPQLHPQDLRQMSDAQIELVLAPPDCHHRPRPDGLGVAVNGRWVELHSDPSWQQVILEAFGRSLPRQRFPLCIAHLHLPPGAIDWSAEPQKRRIYLREPEQWQTLLVERIGQLLACPTTPLNDASGYQVLKAAEPPARYRTLLSPKGPTTSLPALKVVGQLHNTYIIAEHAEGIWLIEQHIAHERVLYEQIETDWQAVELEQPVLLESLTETQVQRFQDWGLGVAPFGVQLWAVRRVPALLRDRPDRVAALIELSQVTDLSAAKVAVACRSAIRNGTPLTLAEMQTLVDQWYRCRQPHTCPHGRPICLQLKESSLARFFRRHWVVGKSHGI, encoded by the coding sequence ATGGCTGCCATGAATAATGGCCTGACGGTTGTTCCGTTGCCTCTTGAAATGCAGCGGGCGATCGCTGCCGCTGAAACCCTCGACTCCTTTGCCACGATTGCCCAAGAACTGGTGGAAAATGCCCTTGATGCTGGCGCAAGTCGCATCCACCTGCACTGGCACCCTGCAGCATGGCACCTTGAGGTCACGGACAATGGCGAAGGAATTCGCTGGGCAGATCTCACTCAAGTAGCCCTCCCCTACACCAGCAGCAAGTTACCCGCCAGCGGGAAACTAGCCGACATCACAACCTTGGGATTTCGCGGCCAAAGCCTCCACAGTTTGGCACAAATGGCCCAGTTAACGATTTGCAGCCGCCATCGCGAGGCAGATAGCGGTTGGCGAGTGAGTTATGATGCCCACGGGCAGGTGCGCAGCCAGCGTCCTCTAGGAATGGCGGTGGGGACCCGTGTGATTGCTGAGCACATTTTTCAGAACTGGCCCCAACGTCAGCAGGGAGCAAATCCAAACCAGGTACGGCAGCGGCTTCAGCAAATCGCCCTCTGTTTCCCGCAGGTGGCTTGGTATCTCCTTAAGGATGGCAAACAGTGGTGTCACTGGCCGGCAGTGGCGTCTTTGGGCGATCGCCTGCTGCAACTCATCCCACAACTGCATCCTCAAGATCTACGCCAAATGAGTGATGCCCAGATCGAACTGGTCTTGGCGCCGCCAGATTGCCACCACCGTCCCCGCCCCGATGGGTTAGGGGTTGCCGTTAATGGCCGTTGGGTGGAACTGCACAGTGATCCCTCGTGGCAGCAGGTGATTCTTGAGGCCTTTGGTCGCAGCCTCCCTCGGCAGCGCTTTCCCCTCTGTATTGCCCATCTCCATTTACCCCCGGGGGCGATCGACTGGTCAGCAGAGCCCCAAAAGCGCAGGATCTATCTACGGGAGCCAGAGCAATGGCAAACCCTGTTGGTAGAACGCATTGGCCAACTCCTGGCCTGCCCAACCACCCCCTTGAATGATGCCAGCGGCTATCAGGTGCTCAAAGCGGCTGAACCTCCGGCTCGCTATCGAACCCTGTTATCCCCAAAGGGACCTACCACTTCCCTACCTGCACTGAAAGTGGTGGGCCAGTTGCACAATACGTACATTATTGCCGAGCACGCCGAGGGCATTTGGCTGATTGAGCAGCACATTGCCCATGAACGGGTGCTTTACGAGCAGATTGAAACGGATTGGCAAGCAGTGGAGCTAGAGCAGCCGGTGTTGCTGGAATCTCTCACGGAAACACAAGTGCAACGCTTTCAAGACTGGGGGCTAGGGGTCGCCCCCTTTGGGGTGCAGCTTTGGGCAGTGCGTAGGGTTCCTGCTCTACTGCGCGATCGCCCAGATCGAGTCGCCGCCCTCATTGAACTCAGCCAAGTGACGGATCTGAGCGCCGCCAAAGTGGCCGTTGCCTGTCGCAGTGCCATTCGTAACGGAACGCCCCTCACCCTTGCGGAAATGCAAACCTTGGTGGATCAGTGGTACCGTTGTCGTCAACCCCACACCTGCCCCCATGGTCGCCCTATCTGTCTGCAACTGAAAGAATCTAGCCTTGCCCGTTTTTTCCGTCGCCACTGGGTGGTAGGCAAAAGTCATGGCATCTGA
- the coaBC gene encoding bifunctional phosphopantothenoylcysteine decarboxylase/phosphopantothenate--cysteine ligase CoaBC, with amino-acid sequence MTSPRTVPHLLVGVGGGIAAYKICDVISTQVKAGWQVSAILSETASQFITPLTLSTLCRRSVLTDADFWHPQAPRPLHIELAERATLMLIAPLTANTLAKLVLGLADNLLVSTVLASQMPILVAPAMNTTMWEQPTVQAHWQQLQQQPRYHCLPPAYGRLACDSVGVGRMAQTQEIIAYLDSLAYTHGKRDLAGKHLLITAGGTREYWDAVRFIGNPATGKMGIALARAALHRGATVTLIHGAIAEPIPAQVRAIEAMSGEAMFKAILELWPEADWLVMAAAVGDVRPAQQWSGKLPKSELPTALPLSPVPDILQAVAQMRQPHQRLIGFAAQTGDIVTPAQEKLKRKGLDLMVANAVDQADCGFGTVENAAVVLDRQGRSRPLAKVPKLILAHQIFDIVQEWLP; translated from the coding sequence TTGACGAGTCCTAGAACAGTTCCCCATTTGCTGGTGGGGGTGGGGGGTGGCATTGCTGCCTATAAAATCTGCGATGTGATCTCCACGCAGGTGAAAGCGGGGTGGCAGGTTTCTGCCATCCTTTCGGAGACTGCTTCGCAATTCATTACCCCTTTGACCCTTTCAACCCTGTGCCGGCGATCAGTACTCACGGATGCGGATTTTTGGCATCCCCAAGCGCCACGACCACTGCATATTGAGCTGGCGGAAAGGGCAACCCTGATGTTAATTGCTCCCCTGACAGCTAATACGTTGGCAAAATTGGTGCTGGGTTTAGCGGACAACCTACTGGTCAGTACGGTGCTGGCCTCGCAAATGCCAATCTTGGTGGCACCGGCTATGAACACCACAATGTGGGAGCAACCGACGGTACAAGCCCATTGGCAACAACTGCAACAACAGCCCCGTTATCATTGCTTACCCCCGGCCTATGGCCGCTTGGCCTGTGACAGTGTCGGTGTGGGGCGAATGGCGCAGACGCAGGAAATCATTGCCTATTTAGATTCTTTGGCCTATACCCACGGCAAGCGAGACTTAGCTGGGAAGCATCTGTTGATTACCGCCGGGGGCACCCGGGAATATTGGGATGCGGTGCGCTTCATCGGTAATCCGGCAACGGGAAAAATGGGGATCGCTCTGGCAAGGGCAGCCCTTCATCGCGGGGCGACGGTAACGTTGATTCATGGGGCGATCGCCGAGCCGATCCCAGCGCAGGTACGCGCTATTGAAGCAATGAGTGGCGAAGCAATGTTCAAGGCCATCCTAGAGCTGTGGCCAGAGGCAGATTGGCTGGTGATGGCTGCCGCCGTTGGCGATGTCCGCCCGGCTCAGCAGTGGTCGGGAAAGCTGCCTAAATCGGAGTTGCCTACGGCCTTACCCCTGAGTCCTGTGCCCGATATTTTGCAAGCGGTGGCTCAAATGCGTCAGCCCCACCAACGTCTGATTGGTTTTGCCGCCCAAACGGGGGATATTGTCACGCCTGCCCAGGAGAAGCTAAAACGCAAGGGCTTGGATTTGATGGTTGCCAATGCAGTAGATCAAGCGGATTGTGGTTTCGGCACCGTTGAAAATGCTGCGGTAGTGCTGGATCGTCAGGGGCGATCGCGCCCTCTTGCCAAGGTACCAAAGTTAATTCTGGCCCACCAAATTTTTGACATTGTCCAAGAATGGCTGCCATGA
- a CDS encoding DUF2555 domain-containing protein, with amino-acid sequence MQATHHYSQEYINHLTPQDVAALARRLEEDDYDTPFAALEDWHLLRAIAFHRPELVEPYLYLLDLEAFDES; translated from the coding sequence ATGCAAGCAACACATCACTATTCTCAGGAATATATCAACCATCTAACCCCCCAAGATGTGGCAGCCTTGGCGCGACGACTTGAGGAGGATGACTACGACACCCCCTTTGCTGCCCTCGAAGACTGGCACCTCCTGCGTGCCATTGCGTTTCACCGACCAGAGCTGGTGGAGCCCTATCTGTATCTTTTGGATTTAGAGGCCTTTGACGAGTCCTAG
- a CDS encoding Dps family protein, with translation MSATTTLKEQVLTTLKREQANAVLMYLNYKKYHWLTYGPLFRDLHLLFEEQGSEVFAMIDELAERSLMLDGQPVADPADYLKVATVNPSSGQLTVKQMIEEAIANHELIITEMHQDAEIATEAGDIGTADLYTRLVQTHQKHRWFLKEFLAKGDGLVS, from the coding sequence ATGAGTGCAACAACCACGCTGAAGGAGCAAGTGCTGACCACGCTCAAACGGGAACAGGCCAATGCAGTGCTCATGTATTTGAACTACAAGAAGTACCATTGGTTGACCTACGGCCCTCTGTTCCGTGATTTACACCTGCTTTTTGAAGAACAGGGGTCAGAGGTTTTTGCCATGATTGATGAACTGGCTGAGCGTAGCCTCATGCTGGATGGCCAACCCGTGGCAGACCCAGCAGACTACCTAAAAGTAGCAACAGTAAACCCCTCCAGTGGCCAACTCACGGTCAAGCAAATGATTGAGGAGGCGATCGCCAACCATGAACTGATCATTACTGAAATGCACCAAGATGCCGAAATCGCCACTGAGGCCGGTGATATTGGTACCGCCGATCTCTACACCCGCTTGGTGCAAACTCACCAAAAACATCGCTGGTTCCTCAAGGAGTTCTTGGCCAAGGGCGATGGTTTGGTCAGTTAG
- a CDS encoding FHA domain-containing protein: protein MDASANRPDTYVPLHSPTRAGEQQRGFMRPSELILAAPTPRLLLHSVYMQRSIVLDQLPAWQIGRSKDCDIVLPDRWCSRRHIRIERQADHRYCLTDLKSMNGTFVGNNRIQTPYILRHGDRISIGESELEYIDLRDVPGPYPYTHHSGESKGQVTVLMTHSSRTQGEMWRELLNSQSISTIWATSHFELEKIIAHLESLNCNINLLLLDLGMPKTNPYNFCRQYRQRYPQMNVILLSGMRTRVHESECKWAVNQGAMALFGGLPRENMLGELTNITERLQTIAKALGWTYFNPEALTSTLLKLQDAVDTEMPGIVLENRCMDE, encoded by the coding sequence ATGGATGCTTCGGCCAATCGCCCCGACACCTACGTTCCCCTACACTCGCCGACTCGCGCTGGTGAACAGCAGCGGGGGTTTATGCGTCCCAGTGAGCTGATTTTAGCGGCACCCACACCCCGATTATTGTTGCACTCAGTTTACATGCAACGTTCAATTGTGTTGGATCAGTTACCTGCTTGGCAAATTGGTCGCAGCAAAGACTGTGATATTGTTTTGCCCGATCGCTGGTGTTCACGGCGTCACATTCGCATTGAGCGTCAAGCGGATCATCGCTATTGTTTGACTGATCTCAAGAGCATGAACGGGACGTTTGTGGGCAATAACCGCATCCAGACTCCCTACATCCTCCGGCATGGGGATCGCATTTCCATTGGTGAGTCAGAGCTAGAATACATTGACCTGCGGGATGTGCCAGGTCCTTACCCCTACACCCATCACTCCGGTGAGAGCAAGGGTCAAGTGACGGTGTTGATGACCCATTCTTCCCGTACCCAAGGGGAAATGTGGCGGGAATTATTGAACTCCCAGAGTATTTCAACGATTTGGGCAACTTCCCACTTTGAGTTAGAAAAAATCATTGCCCATCTGGAGTCCCTCAACTGCAACATCAACCTCTTGCTCTTGGATTTGGGAATGCCAAAAACGAATCCCTACAACTTTTGTCGGCAGTATCGCCAGCGCTATCCACAAATGAATGTCATTCTCCTCAGTGGCATGCGTACCCGTGTCCATGAATCGGAGTGCAAGTGGGCAGTCAATCAAGGCGCGATGGCCCTCTTTGGGGGGTTGCCCCGCGAAAATATGCTTGGGGAGCTCACAAATATTACGGAGCGATTACAAACAATTGCCAAAGCCCTGGGCTGGACCTACTTCAATCCTGAAGCTCTCACCAGTACCCTTCTAAAACTGCAAGATGCTGTGGATACGGAGATGCCGGGGATTGTCCTTGAGAACCGCTGCATGGATGAGTGA